A window of the Deltaproteobacteria bacterium genome harbors these coding sequences:
- a CDS encoding BrnT family toxin, translating to MYTIMEFEFDNRKNRMNKKKHGIDFVEAQTLWNDPDRIEIPAKTIDEERFLVIGRISGKCWSSIITYRNERVRIISVRRSRKEEIEIYES from the coding sequence ATATATACCATTATGGAGTTTGAATTCGATAACCGAAAAAACCGGATGAACAAGAAGAAACACGGGATCGATTTTGTTGAAGCTCAAACTTTATGGAATGACCCGGATCGAATCGAGATTCCTGCGAAAACCATTGACGAAGAAAGATTTTTGGTCATCGGTAGAATCTCCGGCAAATGCTGGTCGTCGATCATAACTTACCGAAACGAACGCGTCAGGATTATTTCCGTGCGCCGATCCCGCAAAGAGGAGATTGAAATTTATGAAAGCTAA